The Solibacillus sp. FSL R7-0668 genome includes the window TCTAGCCAGCGCCCTTTAAATTGCGCCATTAATATCCCTAGTGGTACACCTACTAAAAGTGAAAGCGCCACCGCCCCTAAACCAAATAAAATAGAATACATCATTTTATCTGCAATAATATCTACAACTGGAACATCTGTACGATATGTAATCGACTTTCCTAAATCCCCTTGGAATAAATTCACATAAAAGTTTTTCAACTGTACAAGGAGTGGATCACGTAAGCCCAAATTCGTTAAATATACCTCTTGTTGTTCCGGCGACATTTTTTCTGCTGCTGCCCCTAAATAGCCTTCATCTGGCATTAGACGTAGTAGGGAAAAAACAATCGTAATAATAATAAATAGCGTGAAAATCGATTGCACAATACGTTTGGTAAGATACTTTAACATGCGATTCCCTCCTTACATTTAAAATACGAAAGGAGATGCAGAAAAAAATTCTGTCATCTCCTGACGTTACTACATGTTAAAAGCGCATTAAGAAATTACTTTGAAGCGTTCGCTAAAGCTTCTGCACGTTCTTTTTCCCATGCCTCTTTAGCTGATTTATACTCTTCATTGCTCATTGGCTTTTCTAGGATAGACTGACCTTTAAATTTCTCAGATGTGACACCAAATGGCGAATATTGTGATTCGAATGGGTTTAATTTCGAAGCGACATAGCCGCCACCGCCAACAGCGTAAGGAATGACGAATGCTTCTTCAATTAAGAATGCCTCTGCTTTTGCAAATAGTTCATAGCGTTTTGCTGGATCCACTTCTGCTTTTGCAGCTTCTACTAACTTATCGTATTCACCGTTATATCCTTCTGCTAACTCAGGCTTGTTATAAGTACCACCTGTCGTGAATGGATCTGTATACGTTGATGGGTCAGCAAAGTCAGGACCCCAGTTTGCTTCGATCATCGCGAATTTACCTGGACGACGAACTTCCCCTAAGAAGCCTGTCGCTGGACCAGCAAATAATTCTACATCGATGTAATCTGCACCTAATAAGTTTTCAAGCTGTTGCTCTACGACTTGTGAGCGATTTGCCCATTCAGGTGAACCCGAGTTATAAGGTAATACTAATTTCACTGGGAATGTTGCTTTTCCTGCTAAAGCAGTCATTGCCGCTTCTTTATGCTGGATAGCTAAATCTTTATTAAATGAATCCGTTTCTGTAATTGCTTTTAATGGCTCTAAAACTGTGTAATCTACACCGGCAACGTCCACGAAGTTTTTCGGTGTAATCGTGTTTGATACTAAATCTTGCGGGTTGTATGGCTCAATTGTTAACAGCGCCGATACTCGGTCTAATGCATGGTACAGTGATTTACGGAAATCTTTGTTGTTCACTGCGACTTTCCAGTTTTCTGGCTGACTCTCTGCATCAAATTGTGGATCAAAGTTTAATGCATAGAAATATGTGTAGAAGTTATTTGTATTTTGACGTACTAACTCTTTTTTGTCCTCCGCATTTAACCATTCATCTAAAATAGATGTTGGAATGCTTGCGCCGTCAATTTCGCCACGTAAAAATAACTCAGGTGCTACTGTTGCTGCCTCTTTGTTATATTTATAGCGAATACGGTCGATTTTTACATTGTCTTTATCCCAGTACGTATCATTTTTCACAAGCACACGCTCATTTTGAGGCTCAAATTTGTCTAAAATATACGCTCCGTTGTATAAGAAATTATCCGCAGTTGTACCGAAAGCCTCGCCCTTTTCTGCTAAGAACGCTCCGTTAACCGGGAAGAAACATACGTAGTTCAGCATTGATAAGAAATAAGGTGTAGAGCCTTCTAATGTGTACTCTAGTGTATAGTCATCTACTGCCTTTACCCCAACTTGCGAGAAGTCTGTTACTTCTTCGTTGTAGAAAGCGTCACCATTTTTTACAACAGTAGCAATCCATGCTGTTGAAGATTCATTTTTCGCATCAAGCACGTAGTTTAATCCGTCTACGAAGTCTTGTGCTACAACATCAGCCACTTCTTTTCCTTGATTGTCTACCCATTTCACGCCTTCACGTAATTTGAATGTCCAAACCGATGCATCTGCATTTGCCTCCCAGCTTTCTGCTAAACCTGGTTGTACAACACCATATTGATCATATTCAATTAATCCGTCTACTAAGTTTGCCGCTACTGCGAACTCATTTGTTTCTGAAGTTTTTAAGTAATTTAATGTTTTAATTTCACCAGAATACACTGTGCGGTACTCTTGTGGTTTGCCTGAATCGCCATCCTTGCCTGAATCAGCTGAATCATCGCTACAAGCAGCTAAAACGAATGCAAACATACATGCTAAAGCTAATAAATATTTTTTCATGTACTTTTCCCCCATCATTTTCTTTTTCTTGGCTTCTAGGAGCCTATAGTAAAAATCCTAAACCGGCGCGTTCAACCATTTGAATTGTTTCCCCCTCAAAAATAGGTCCACCGTTTATCGGATCTTTAACACAAAGACTAGGTCCATCTAAATCGACCATTGTAACGATTTTGTTTGCTGCCGCAAAATGTGCTGCCGCGCTCACGCTAATTTTCGTTTCGAGCATACAGCCAATCATACATTCCACTCCGCTAGCCTGTGCGATATTCGCAATTTGCTGCGCCTTTGAAATGCCCCCTGTTTTCATCAGCTTAATATTTATTAAATCCGCCGCACGCTTTTCGATGACCTCGATGGCCTGCTTCGGTGAAAACACACTTTCATCTGCCAATATTGGCGTTTGTGTGTGATTGGTCACATACTGCATCCCAACCACATCACTATAATGGACAGGCTGTTCAACTAATTCCATTTGCACCCCTGCATCTTCTAATTGACCAATTATGGATACAGCCTGTTTCGGTGTCCAGCCTTGATTTGCATCAATTCGTAGCCCAATTTGAGGACCTACTGCTTCGTGAATTTTTAAAATGCGGTTCACATCCCCAGTCGGATCCTTTCCTACTTTAACCTTCAAAATAGAAAAGCCGCGTTTCACTGCCGCTAAGCTATCTTGCACCATTTCCGGATGCTCATTGACACTAATCGTAATGTCTGTAGTCAATGATTTCCGATAGCCCCCGAGCAATTCGTAAAGAGGCGCATTATATTTCTTCGCCCACAAATCATAAAGTGCGATTTCAACAGCGGCCTTTGCACTTGTATTTTGGTATAAGCAGCTGTCTACAAGCTCACATAAAGCCGCAATTTCTGCCAAATCCATTCCTTTAAGGAGTGGTGCAATGACTTGTTCAATTGCATACTGAATCGATCCAAGTGTTTCACCGGTGATGACATGCGTTGGTGCAGCTTCACCAATGCCTATTTGGCCATCATCCGTGTGAATGGTCACCATCACATTTTGTATACTATGCACCGTGCGTAAAGCCGTCTTAAATGGCGTAATAAGGGGCGCTTCTACTAAACTTACTTTGACATCTGTAATTTTCATGCTGTCACCTGCTTTATGTTAAAAATTGTAGTATCCGTAGCACTTCGAAAAAATCATCCGTTTCAAACACTACGGTATTATGCGCCTTAAATGTGGCACCCGGATAAAATGAATTACGATACGCCTTAATATGATCTTTATAAATAATTTCTACGTGAAAATGCTCTGGCAATTCAAGTTGTAGCTGTTCACGCTCTATTTTCATTGCTTGCTCGATTAATGCCTTCGTTTCTTTCAAGGTCTTTTGAGGACTGACATTAATTGTCGCATGCCCAACGCCCTCTTTCGTCGCAAACGTCACGATTTTTTCATTGAAGCGTGCAATATGTTCTGTCAGTGCTTGATCCCCACTAACAAAAGCTACAGGCACTTTATGAAGCGCTGCCGCATAAGCATTAATAATAAATTCACTTGCATAGTCTCCATTAATTTTCACATCAGCTAATAAACTTAATGTATGAGCAAGCGGATTTTTTGCACTGCCTCCTTCACTGTGATACCCAATAAAAATCGCTCGGTCAAAGCTGTCATCAAGTCCCGCGACCATACACATCGGTTCTTGTGTCCAACCGCGAATGATTTTCACATTTTCCGGCAATTGTTCTATTAAAATATTTCGCGCTGAATCATGCGCATCCTTTAATAGAATTTCTGTAGCGCCACCTGCAATCGCACCTTCAATTGCAGCAAGCACCTCTTTTGTCATTTGCTTTTGAAATTGAAGATAGTCTGGTGAATTTAATTCGGTTTCACTCCAAACCGTCGTTCCTGTAATCCCTTCGATGTCTGCGCTAATATATACTTTCATTTATATCGATACTCCTTTAGCTCATGGTTTTCGATTGTGGCAATGATTGGTCCATAAATGGCATGAGGCGCTTTTGATTTTCTTGCCCATGTGACATTTCCAAAATCAAAATGCCACCATTCTTCCTCATAATTGTGAAAGCCCGCATCCGTCATACTATGAAATAGCAGCCTACGATTTTTTAAAGCATCTGTATTTTCAGTTAAATGACTCTCGAAATAGGCCGTTGCCGATTTAGCACATGTTTCATCGAATGCCGTTCCTAAATCAAGTGGATTCCCTTCAGCGTCACCCAATGTAACATCAATCGCTCCACCCGTTAAATGGGGAGCGGGATATTGAAAATCCACACTTGGAAATGCGACATATTTCAATGTTTCCGCTTCAATTTGCTGTTCATTCCAGCTCGGATTGCTCAAAGTTATTTCACGCTTAAATTGCTCATACAACGCTTGCTGCACTTGTAGCGGTCTAAAGCCGTCATACACAATAAGGCTATAGGCGTTTGGCAAATATTGAAGTGCCTGCAATAATCGATTGGCTGCCTGCTCACGTAAATAGATGACTTGTAAACTATCAGTAATGCGCTGTTGATAATAGCTAGGTTTGATAAAAAGTCGTTTATTGATTGGCTCCAGCTTGATTAAAGACTCTTGATTATCCAAAATAGGTGGTCGCTCGCCTGTACCAATTATTATTTGAATTGGCTGTAAGTATTTTTCTAAAATTGTTTTGCACCCCACCATATGTAAATTAAATTATCAACAGAAAAATGATAACATTTAGATTTTTCAGTTTATTTATCTAAAATACCATAATTATTTCGAATGCGGAAGTTATTTATTGAAAATTCATTACTATTATTGTATTTATTTGGTTTATAACCATAAGTTAGGGTTTTCTTGCAGATTGATTAAAACGTGATTTCAAATTAGAAAACAATGGATGGTTTTGGGAAATCGCACGGATAAAAGCTAATATCGCACGGAAATTTAAAAAATCGCACGTATCTGCGTAAAATCGCACATAAACTCGAAAAATTCGCACACAAAAAAATTTCGCGAGCACTGCCACCCAAAGAGCCTTGCAATCGCCTATCTTAAGCCATTTACTAACGTTTTCCTCAAAGCAGCTATCCTCACCTTAAAAATCGAATGGATACCTTTTCACGCAGTGCCCTTGTCTGCCAATTGTTGTTTCTGCTTGTGTAAGTGAATTTAAAATGGCCTCTTCTGTTGCCTCTGCAGCCGCTGTAAATAATAAATTCATCATCGGCTGATCATCTCGTAATTGGACACGTGTCTCGAGCATTGCTTCACTTTGATGCGGTATTTGATGGGCTGTTGAAAAGCCAATGACAATATCGCCACTACCATTGGAAAAATGACTACCCGTACGTCCTAGCCCAATACCGCAGCGCTTGATTACACGCTTTAATTGGCGATTGCTTAATGGGGCATCTGTCGCCAATACAATGATAATGGAGCCATCTGTTGGCGCAATTGTAGAATTTTGTGCCTCTGTGTTTACGTGGTAGCGTTCCTTCATAAATTCCTCCGTCGTCCCAAAATTACTTAAGACAAGGCAACCTACTGTATAGCGTAAGTTTTCAGCTTCAACTATTCGTGAAGCACTGCCAATCCCCCCTTTATATCCAAAACAAATCATTCCCTTTCCCGCTCCGACCGCGCCCTCTGTTACAAGTTCTGTCGTCGCATTTTCAATTGCTCCAATAGCATGTGCTGGTGTTACAGAGCAATGACGAATCGAATTTAAATGGCTATCATTGCATTCTCCGACCACGATATTAACCGTCCCTGTCGTCAAACCAATTTCCTCATTTTGTGCTAATACATACTGTAGGGTACCTTGCGTAACAGCAGGCACACTAAATGTATTTGTCAGCATAATAGGTGATTCTAAAACCCCTAGCTCATCAACCTGTACAAGCCCCGTTGTTTTGCCAAAACCATTCAGCACATAGCTCGCAGCGGTCACCTTTTCGCGGAAAAGATTCCCTCCATGCGGTAAAATCGCCGTCACACCTGTACAAGCAACATCACCTTTTTCGTTTAGCGGATAATCCAATGTTACATGCCCTACTTTGACACCCGCTACATCCGTAATACAATTTTTTTCACCTGAAGTTAACTTGCCTATCTTTACACCTAATTGTTGAATTTTCATGTCGTTCTCCTTTTCATATGTAAATTCTATCCAACTCTATCATAATCAACATGTTTTGATTTGAATAGCAACAAAAAAGGAATTTGCCTTTACGAACAAAGACAAATTCCTTTACGTATCTTGAAATGGTGTTTGATTCCAAAGCAACATCATCATTGACTAGATTTCTAATATCCCTCTCGACCAACGATCTACAAAGCTTTCGAACGTAATGCCGTATTTATTGTACACTTCATGATAAACAAAATAAATACCGAGCTTATCTAATACTTCATCATTAATTCTCATCGTACCAGCTCCTTTATTCTTCATTACGACGATGATGATTGAGCCCATTTCATTGCGATACAGTAATACTTTAATCATACCCAATGATTTAATTTAATATTCAATCCATGCAATCAAGAGTAAAATATTATTCCTTTCTTTATCCCCTTTCATCTCGTTACAAATTTTTCACATTCTCATCAGAAATCAACCACTTATTGGGATTGCATTTTAGTATGATAAAACTGTGGATAAAGTTTGATGGAGGGAATGGGATGAGAAAGTTTTTAGCATTGCTGCTAGCAGTTACCCTTTTAACAGGCTGCAGTGATACGATGAAGGATATTAAAGATGCGGCGGCAGGTATTAACTCCAAGGCAACTGAAGCTGCTACTGCGATTTCGATTGATGTCCATTCAATTCGAGCGATTGAATTAGCATTTGACAACAAGCAAGTGGCAATTAACGACTTATTTAAAACTATATTACGTGATGTGCAATGGCATTATGACGAGTCAGCGAACATATTAAAAATTTCAGGTACATGGAAGAACAATCAGCTTTTTTCTGAACAGTATTTTACCGAACAGCAAAAGCAGCAGATAATAGAAAATGGCAAAGTAACCATTCAGTTACATTTCGTCGACAATCAATTATTAGAGTCCAAAACAGCCGCACAGCTAACCTTACATAACGAGTTGCTTGTCGATTTGCAAGGCGAGCAACTATTACAGCATTTTTACGACGTTTTTAAAAATTAACGCAAAACATGAATCCTACAAATTATTATATGCAAAGAAGCGTCCTGTGAATCGGACGCTCTTTTAATACAAAGGTATTATTAAGCGAAACTTATAACCTCTCATCTCGGTATACAGCATTTTCTTATAAGGACTTTGTATCAATAGCAGTCCATAATAAGCACTTCTACCTGTTAATAATGAATTTTTTTCATATTCTCATAAATTCTGTTTCCATTCATAGTAATTTTGTTATAATTTAATTAATTCTAACAAATTAATAAAGGGGAAATTTTATGCAGATTAATCAATTACCGCCCCTATCAAAAGATCAATTACTCCATTGGCTCATTGCCTTAAGTAATCAGCTTTCGAAAGGAACACTCATTGTCGATATTCATGATCGAAATTTAATGATTTTACATGCAAATGACCACTTTTTACAATTAACAAATTATGAATTACAGGAGATTTACAATCAAAACGTATCCATTTTTAACGGTAGTCGTACGAATACTGATGCTACAACGGAATTCATCACACATATTCGACTCGGACTGGCAAAAAAAATTACGCTTTTACATTATACAAAAAATGGTGCAGCCTTTTGGAACACGATTACCATTCATCCGATTCGAGATGCAGAGCAAACGATTCAATATGTATTATTAACATGTGAAAATACTACGGAAGCAGAATTAAATAAAATGGTTTACAAATTAGAGCATGAGGTTTACGAAGCAATTGACAATGAACATAATATTCAATCCATCTTGTCCCTCATCGCTCAAAAAATCGAAATGTTTTATATTCATGATGTGTATTGTACCATTCATATTTTCGATCAACATTATGCTTGTAAATCGCTCGGCTCCCACTCACTACCAGTAGAAGTAATTGAAGAACTTGATCTGTTGACTGTAACACCTAATATAAGCCATAGTCCACGCGCCATTTACTTAAAGGATTTTTCAAGTAAACAGATGGCTAGTAAGCACTTCAATTTGAATATGATCAAAGGCTCTTGGACAAAGCCCATTTTAACTTCTCAAAATGAAACGATTGGGATATTAACATTGTTCTTACAGGATGATTTAGAATTAAAGCAACATGATATCAACTATTTAAATCGGCTTGCGCTATTAATTCAGCTCTCCATTAAGTATGCAGAACAAAAAATTGAACTTAGTCACCTAGCTTTTTATGATATCGAAACGAATTTACCGAATTTACAGAACTTTAAAGTAGAGTTAGCAAAGTGGCTTGATGCGGGATTTACAGGCTATATTGCCGCCATTCATCCAACTGAGTTCAATAAAATTGTCGATTTATATGGGCGAAAAGCTGGCGCAGAGTTATTAAGCCAAATAGCGGATCGCCTGCATAGCTACTTACCAAGTGATGAGGAATTAATGGCACGATTTTCGAATTCCATTATTTTAGCAAAAAAGGCGCATCTGGATTCATTCCATTCTCATTTCAAGCACGCTGAGCCTTTAACACAAGTGCCGTTCATCATTAATGGGGAGGAAAACTATATAACGGTGAAAACAGGCTATACAGCATTCACCCCCCAAATGACCGTTGAGCAATGTATTCACCAAACAGACATTGCATTGACGAAGGCAAGAAAGATAAACGGCACAAGCTGTTCCATGTATGAGGAAAATAGTATCAAACAACTAACAGAAGAGATGAATATATTCAATCAATTGACGTTTGGCATTAACAACAAGGAGTTTGAAGTGTATTTACAACCCAAAATCAATTTTGAAACGATTGAGGTTGAGGGATTCGAAGCATTATCGCGCTGGAATTCTAGCAAGCTCGGCTTCATTTCGCCTATTAAATACATCCCAATTGCTGAAGAATCAGGGAAGATTAAGGAAATCGATCTGTTAAATTTAACGACGATTTTACATTGGCTACAGCAACGTATAGATGCAGGCAAAAAAATTGTTCCCATTTCGTTGAATATCTCACCTGACCATTTTTATGAGCCCTATTTTTTAGATAATATTATCGAAATCTTTAATCAGTTCCGTGTTCCAGCAAAGTACATCAAACTCGAAGTAACAGAAAGTATCGAACTTGTCGACTTCGCAAAAGCAAAGGATATTTTGGAAAAATTAAATGACTTTGGTATCGAAAGCTCCATAGATGACTTTGGTGTAGGCTTCTCTTCCTTAAGCTACTTACCAAAGCTACCTTTCTCTGAAATCAAGATTGACCGAAGCTTCGTCAATTCCATGAATGAGCCTGGGATGTATGCCGTCGTCCAAACCATTATTCAATTGGCACATCATATTGATATGCGCCCTATTGCAGAGGGAATCGAAACGGAAGATCAGCTCATGATGTTACAAAAACTAGGCTGTCCGGCTGGTCAAGGCTATTATTTCTATAAGCCTATGACCATACAAGATGCCGAATTATTACTTGACTAATCTCAGAGAGTGCCCAAGAAGTTTTCTAGGGCATTCTCTTTTTTAACTAGCAAAAAAGAAGGAAATATTCATTTTGTACCGAAAGTAATTACATAGGCTCATTTTTTTCATTCGTTCTCCTATGCATTGCCTTGCAACGAATTAAAAATGGATTAACTGAACTCTAGCTATTTTAGATTGGGGGATTTTATAATGAATTGGGATTTACAATATGATGTAGTAGTCGTTGGCTCAGGCGCATCTGGTTTTGCGGCTGCCATTACGGCAAAAAAAGAACAATTAAACACATTATTAATCGAAAAAGAACCCTATTTCGGTGGTGCTTCTGCGCTTTCTGGTGGAGGTGTATGGATTCCGAACAACCGCTATTTAGTGGATGCTGGCGCTGCTGACAGCTACGAAGAGGCAAAAACTTACTTAGATGCTACTGTAGGTAATGCAGTAGCTGAAGATGTGAAAGAGGCTTATTTAAAGCGTGGCATCGAAATGCTCGATTATATGCATGAGCTTAGCCCACATATGCGTTTTTCTTATGCGAAAAATTATTCGGATTACTACCCAACACTTCCAGGTGGCAAAGGGAAAGGACGTTCTATTGAGCCACTATTATTTGATTTAAATGAGCTAGGAGATTGGAAGGATCAGCTTCTTTCACCTACAATCGATACGAAGGGCTTTGTCATGACGGGGCAAGATTTTGTAAAAGTAAATATGATTGCCCGAACAACTGAGGGAAAGGTGCGCTCTTTACGACTTGGCTGGCGCTTAATGCAGCATTTACTGATGAAAAAGAATTTCGCCGCGCTGGGTCAAGCATTGATTGCGCGTTTGGCATTAACCTATAAAGAATTACAGGGCGAACTTTCATTGTCCACTGAATTTGTTGATTTTGTTTACGAGAATGACCGCATCATCGGAATGGAAGTAATGAAAGATGGCGAACGCCTCCTTATTAAAGCAGAACATGGGATCATTTTTGCTTCTGGTGGATTTTCACGCAGTCAAGAATATCGCGAAAAATTTTTACCAGCGCCACAGCATGCGGAATGGACAAGCTCGCCGAAAGGACAAACAGGTGACATTATCGCACCGTTTGAAAAGCTTCACGCAAAATTTGGGCTTATGGACAAGGTTTGGGGAGCACCATCAATCATTGACCATACAGGTAGACCCTTTTTCTTAGTGGCAGACCGTGGCATTCCAAACATGATCATTGTGGACCAGGACGGACAACGCTATATTAACGAGCCAACACCGTATCATGAATTTGTTGACAAAATGTATGAGCATAACGAAAAAACGGGTGGCAAAGCAATTACCTCTTGGATTATTTTAGACGGCCGCGCAAAAAGCCGTTATATATTTGCAGGGTTATTCCCAATGCAGGACTTCCCAAAAGATTATTACAACAATCAAATTGTTTACAAAGCGAATAATATCGCCGATTTAGAGCGTCAATTAGCTATTCCATTTGGTAATTTACAAAAAACAATTGAACGATTTAATAGCTTTGCCCGTAGCGGTGAGGATTTAGATTTCCACCGAGGCGAAACCGAGCATGACCGTTATTATGGCGATCCAACATTAAAAAATCCAAACTTACTCGAAATCAATCGAGCTCCATTTTACGCACTAAGAGTATATCCGGGTGATATTGGTACAAAAGGCGGCGTTGTCATAGACCGCGATGGCCGCGTATTACGTGAAGACGGCACAGCTATTGAAGGCGTCTACGCATGTGGCAACTGCTCAGCATCCGTTATGGGTGCGGCATACCCAGGTCCGGGTGCAACACTTGGCCCTGGCATGACATTTGGTTATTTAGCTGCACTGGACTGTAAAGTGAATAAAGCATTAGCCAAATCAAAATTAGCCTCGGTATAAGTAAAACCAGCTGACGTTTTTTACGTCAGCTGGCTTTTTAATTAGCTTAATGGTGTTGGTAAATCCTCTGCTAAAAAGGCAATTAAATCGCGTAAGTTATCTGAACTCACACCATGCCCTACTGGATAAGTTCTGAATGTGACATTCGTTCCATAATCATTGAAGAAACGTACCGCATGCTCTGCCCATTCAATCGGGAAATCATAATCATATTCACCATGTGAAATGAAGATTTTCGATGCATCCATTGTTTTTTTACTATATTCTAGCGCTGCAAACTCCGGTAAATAGCCACTTAATGCTGCAGTTCCACGTAATTTATTCCCCATCACCATGGCCAGAGATTGCGCCATTGCTGCCCCTTGATTGAAGCCCACTACATAAAGCTGTTGCTGATCTAAATCAAATTCTCTTACTGCCTCAGTAATAAAATTTTCTACACCCTTCAACACTTTATCAAAGATGTGACGCTCTGGTTTCCCCTCTTCTTCAGCAAATGTATAGAAGGCATAGCCTGGGCGATGCTGAATCGGACCTTGCAAACTGAAAATATGGCAGTGCGATGAAAAGGAATCTACTAATTGCAGCAAATCCTTTTCGTCGCTACCTAAACCGTGTAACAGAAAAATAGCAGGTTGCTTTATCCCTTGTACAGCAGGTGTCTTGTGTAAGTAAGTAAATGGTGTATTCATAAAAAAACTCCTTTTAAGAAAGCGTCATTTTATTGACAATCTGATCACTATGATATGCGATATAACCATCAATCGTTTTTAACGTTTCTTCAATATTTCCTTGTGTTAAAATTGTTGCCTTTTTTGAAGTGACTAATGTGATGAAATCGACACGTAATGCATGTTCAACCGATGCATAGGCATAATCGTATATCACATCTTCGTCCTCTACCTCAAGTTCCTCATAACGCTTATGAAAATCAGCCGTGTAAGCATCCATATTTTGAGCAACATTATCGCGGACACGCATTTGCTGTGCCATTAATTCATTTTCTAAAAAGCTCACTTTTGGCACTTGACCTTGCCCATATGTATCACGAACAATCGTTTCCCATGCCATCTTATTTTCAACGTAGTATGCCATATTTAGCATTAAACGATCATAAAATTCGATTGTTGATTTGGCAGATTCTCTTTTTTGATTTACATTATCTTGAATAATATTTTGAAACTTCGTAACATCTACATTTTTCGTAAGTAAAAAAAAGGTTTGTTCGATAAATTTATTCAGCTGTTTTTGTAATGGTTCTGTCGTCATAATCCGTTCACTTCCTTGTCTATTTACGCTTATTTTCACTGTCTATCGTACCATTCCTTCCCTAAGAAAGCACGTACTTTAGAACAGCAAAACCTATAGATGCCCTGTATTTTTAATGAACATAGAAAATGCCACCCGCTATTTTAACGGGTGGCATCTGTTCGTTAGATTATAGTGCTTTTGCTTTTGCTACTACATTTTCAACTGAGAAGCCGTACTCTTTTAAGACAACTTTTTCAGGAGCTGAAGCACCGAATTGATCGATTGCTAATACGTCGCCTTCGAAGCCAACATATTTATGCCAGCCGAATGATGCACCCATTTCGATCGCTAAACGTTTTGTTACAGCTTTCGGTAATACAGATTCTTTGTATTCTTTTGATTGCTGTTCGAAACGATCCATTGATGGCATTGATACTACAGAGGCATCGATGCCATCTGCTAATAGCGCTTTTTTTGCTTCAATTGCTAATGATACTTCAGAACCTGTTGCAATTAAAATCATATCTGGTGTTGCTTTCGTAGCTGGAGAAACCACATAAGCCCCTTTTTCTACACCTGTATAAACGGTTTCAATCGAAGCGTCTAATACTGGTAAGTTTTGACGAGACAATACTAAAACAGTTGGTGTTGAAGTACTTTCTAGCGCTAACTTCCAAGCAGCTACGGATTCGTTTGCATCTGCCGGACGAATAACAGATAAGTTTGGCATAGCACGTAATGACGCTAAATGC containing:
- a CDS encoding peptide ABC transporter substrate-binding protein, yielding MKKYLLALACMFAFVLAACSDDSADSGKDGDSGKPQEYRTVYSGEIKTLNYLKTSETNEFAVAANLVDGLIEYDQYGVVQPGLAESWEANADASVWTFKLREGVKWVDNQGKEVADVVAQDFVDGLNYVLDAKNESSTAWIATVVKNGDAFYNEEVTDFSQVGVKAVDDYTLEYTLEGSTPYFLSMLNYVCFFPVNGAFLAEKGEAFGTTADNFLYNGAYILDKFEPQNERVLVKNDTYWDKDNVKIDRIRYKYNKEAATVAPELFLRGEIDGASIPTSILDEWLNAEDKKELVRQNTNNFYTYFYALNFDPQFDAESQPENWKVAVNNKDFRKSLYHALDRVSALLTIEPYNPQDLVSNTITPKNFVDVAGVDYTVLEPLKAITETDSFNKDLAIQHKEAAMTALAGKATFPVKLVLPYNSGSPEWANRSQVVEQQLENLLGADYIDVELFAGPATGFLGEVRRPGKFAMIEANWGPDFADPSTYTDPFTTGGTYNKPELAEGYNGEYDKLVEAAKAEVDPAKRYELFAKAEAFLIEEAFVIPYAVGGGGYVASKLNPFESQYSPFGVTSEKFKGQSILEKPMSNEEYKSAKEAWEKERAEALANASK
- a CDS encoding dipeptide epimerase, yielding MKITDVKVSLVEAPLITPFKTALRTVHSIQNVMVTIHTDDGQIGIGEAAPTHVITGETLGSIQYAIEQVIAPLLKGMDLAEIAALCELVDSCLYQNTSAKAAVEIALYDLWAKKYNAPLYELLGGYRKSLTTDITISVNEHPEMVQDSLAAVKRGFSILKVKVGKDPTGDVNRILKIHEAVGPQIGLRIDANQGWTPKQAVSIIGQLEDAGVQMELVEQPVHYSDVVGMQYVTNHTQTPILADESVFSPKQAIEVIEKRAADLINIKLMKTGGISKAQQIANIAQASGVECMIGCMLETKISVSAAAHFAAANKIVTMVDLDGPSLCVKDPINGGPIFEGETIQMVERAGLGFLL
- a CDS encoding M55 family metallopeptidase codes for the protein MKVYISADIEGITGTTVWSETELNSPDYLQFQKQMTKEVLAAIEGAIAGGATEILLKDAHDSARNILIEQLPENVKIIRGWTQEPMCMVAGLDDSFDRAIFIGYHSEGGSAKNPLAHTLSLLADVKINGDYASEFIINAYAAALHKVPVAFVSGDQALTEHIARFNEKIVTFATKEGVGHATINVSPQKTLKETKALIEQAMKIEREQLQLELPEHFHVEIIYKDHIKAYRNSFYPGATFKAHNTVVFETDDFFEVLRILQFLT
- a CDS encoding M15 family metallopeptidase, whose amino-acid sequence is MVGCKTILEKYLQPIQIIIGTGERPPILDNQESLIKLEPINKRLFIKPSYYQQRITDSLQVIYLREQAANRLLQALQYLPNAYSLIVYDGFRPLQVQQALYEQFKREITLSNPSWNEQQIEAETLKYVAFPSVDFQYPAPHLTGGAIDVTLGDAEGNPLDLGTAFDETCAKSATAYFESHLTENTDALKNRRLLFHSMTDAGFHNYEEEWWHFDFGNVTWARKSKAPHAIYGPIIATIENHELKEYRYK
- a CDS encoding DmpA family aminopeptidase — protein: MKIQQLGVKIGKLTSGEKNCITDVAGVKVGHVTLDYPLNEKGDVACTGVTAILPHGGNLFREKVTAASYVLNGFGKTTGLVQVDELGVLESPIMLTNTFSVPAVTQGTLQYVLAQNEEIGLTTGTVNIVVGECNDSHLNSIRHCSVTPAHAIGAIENATTELVTEGAVGAGKGMICFGYKGGIGSASRIVEAENLRYTVGCLVLSNFGTTEEFMKERYHVNTEAQNSTIAPTDGSIIIVLATDAPLSNRQLKRVIKRCGIGLGRTGSHFSNGSGDIVIGFSTAHQIPHQSEAMLETRVQLRDDQPMMNLLFTAAAEATEEAILNSLTQAETTIGRQGHCVKRYPFDF
- a CDS encoding lipoprotein, with the translated sequence MRKFLALLLAVTLLTGCSDTMKDIKDAAAGINSKATEAATAISIDVHSIRAIELAFDNKQVAINDLFKTILRDVQWHYDESANILKISGTWKNNQLFSEQYFTEQQKQQIIENGKVTIQLHFVDNQLLESKTAAQLTLHNELLVDLQGEQLLQHFYDVFKN